One genomic window of Branchiostoma floridae strain S238N-H82 chromosome 4, Bfl_VNyyK, whole genome shotgun sequence includes the following:
- the LOC118413199 gene encoding attractin-like protein 1, protein MRNCLFFGHSVRSRRVLNVYCFLLILGVHLLTCGQCAQRRCGPDNCVHGRCSEGECVCDRGWNGDRCQYCGGRFRLTSNSGVITDGPSNYTTVTKCTWLIDSGRVGSTIRLRFNEFATECSWDHVYVYDGDSVFAPLVATFSGLMTHLQPNRTSYELTTTSGYAYLHFFSDAAYNMSGFNISYSLNACPLDCSGHGTCDSSSVCTCQQGWKGDACNEPACPNLCSNHGHCDYSGTLDCICNPGYRGDDCNHTDAQVVWERERPGLPGRASHVCVQQDVWMWIVGGYTFSSASFYNLIRYHLVENTWSPITPTTAVNPVERYGHTALLYGDKIIMFGGLVEGRVVTNETWAFDTVLHQWEQLSQAGLALEGHSANIVDSKVIVIFGHNPDYGYSSKVLEYNPATDKWRSVETSGAAVSGSYGHTSVYDQVSGKIYVHGGYTVLKKNRYTVSDFTYAFDPETGQWSVLPGSGVPRYLHSAVTIGGFMLVFGGNTHNDTSTSSGAKCFSADYLAYDLECHSWQHLPGPGPDYQPHRFGHSAIVLNRTMVVFGGFNSVLLGDILMYSTGDCAMIEDEDVCTSSQPGAVCVWTEVGCMDRQAAAQLGETRQCPPITGSCGTFSDCGTCVTSIHTCQWCTDDSTCKTTCDDQTEAVSNLQSCPAVPVCNTFNCNDCQDRPGCHWQAEECKLGTAEVSPCKQPCSHRLDIVNCTQADCMWCSNQKRCVDSNAYVPSFPYGQCLEWCTKADGCPGECSSLRTCEACQQQPECGWCDDGSQTGLGGCVEGSSAGPMVGGSDGDFHLNTTVCPASRWYFTSCPECQCNGHSTCNNTNVCQQCQDLTQGTHCEQCVPGYYGDATNGGNCTVCQCHGHADFCNAQNGDCFCNTKGIIGKGCDRCDVSHRYFGDAVTGTCYYDLLIDYQFTFNLSKSDEKYYTGINFMNIPSHASRDVTFTINTSAMATMNITIASASDPGGKVLVSAADFTFYKSVYSHVDYSFGSSQNTTFYVIVYNFTTPFWLQVTFSQHGSILDLVQFFVTFFSCFLSLLLVAGIFWKVKQRVDTFRRRREMIIEMAQMASRPFSKVMLEMEINTEPPDGVNKRKQRRPGAISLEPLAGNKAAVLSVFMHLSTGDSSQPAVGHTGLAVGSTLVAVEHSSKPAEGKDKQPMSLWHRKHHSPTHIGTCI, encoded by the exons GGTTGGATCGACCATCAGACTGAGGTTTAATGAGTTTGCTACAGAGTGTAGCTGGGACCATGTGTACGTGTACGACGGAGACTCTGTGTTTGCACCCCTCGTAGCAACCTTCAG TGGTCTGATGACACATTTGCAGCCCAACAGAACCAGCTATGAGCTAACCACTACATCAGGCTACGCCTACCTGCACTTCTTCAGCGATGCTGCTTACAACATGAGCGGCTTTAACATATCTTACAG CCTGAATGCCTGTCCGTTAGACTGTTCCGGCCACGGCACCTGCGACTCCTCCTCAGTGTGCACCTGTCAGCAGGGCTGGAAGGGCGACGCCTGCAACGAGCCGGCCTGTCCCAACCTCTGCTCCAACCATGGCCACTGTGACTACTCAGGCACCCTGGACTGTATATGTAACCCAGGATACAGGG GTGATGACTGTAACCATACAGATGCGCAGGTGGTGTGGGAGCGGGAGCGTCCGGGCCTGCCCGGCCGAGCCTCCCATGTTTGTGTACAGCAGGACGTGTGGATGTGGATAGTGGGAGGGTACACCTTCAGCAGCGCAAGCTTCTACAATCTCATTAG gTACCATTTGGTAGAGAACACCTGGAGTCCCATCACACCTACAACAGCTGTGAACCCCGTGGAACGTTATGGTCACACTGCCTTACTGTATGGG GACAAAATCATCATGTTTGGAGGTCTTGTAGAAGGCAGAGTGGTGACCAATGAGACGTGGGCTTTTGACACAGTGCTCCACCAATGGGAGCAGCTGTCACAGGCAGGTCTGGCTCTGGAAGGTCATTCTGCAAACATTGTGGACTCCAAGGTCATTGTGATCTTTGGACACAACCCTGATTACGGCTACTCCAGCAAAGTACTGGAATATAACCCAG CTACTGACAAGTGGAGGTCTGTTGAGACGTCTGGGGCAGCAGTGTCCGGGTCGTACGGACACACCAGCGTGTACGACCAGGTGTCCGGGAAGATTTACGTCCACGGGGGATACACAGTGCTGAAGAAGAACCGCTACACGGTGTCAGACTTCACGTACGCTTTTGACCCTGAAACTGGACAATG GTCTGTACTGCCAGGCAGCGGTGTTCCTCGCTATCTCCACTCTGCTGTCACCATCGGAGGGTTCATGTTGGTGTTCGGTGGGAACACCCACAACGACACGTCCACCAGCAGTGGCGCCAAGTGCTTCTCAGCAGACTACCTGGCCTATGACCTAG AATGTCACAGCTGGCAGCACCTACCTGGCCCAGGTCCTGACTACCAGCCCCACAGGTTTGGCCACTCAGCAATAGTGCTCAACAG GACCATGGTGGTGTTTGGAGGATTCAACAGTGTTCTGTTAGGGGACATCCTGATGTATTCCACAG GTGACTGTGCCATGATAGAAGACGAGGACGTGTGCACCAGTTCCCAGCCCGGCGCCGTGTGTGTGTGGACGGAGGTCGGCTGTATGGACAGACAGGCGGCCGCACAGCTGGGCGAGACTAGGCAATGTCCACCAATCACAG GCTCCTGTGGCACCTTTAGTGACTGTGGCACCTGTGTGACTAGTATACACACCTGTCAGTGGTGTACTGATGACAGCACCTGTAAAACTACCTGTGATGACCAAACAGAG GCTGTGTCTAACCTACAGAGCTGCCCAGCAGTTCCAGTGTGTAACACCTTCAACTGTAACGACTGTCAGGACAGGCCAGGATGCCACTGGCAGGCAGAGGAGTGTAAACTAG GTACTGCAGAAGTTTCCCCATGTAAGCAGCCCTGTAGCCATCGGTTGGACATTGTGAACTGCACCCAGGCAGACTGTATGTGGTGCAGTAATCAGAAGCGCTGTGTGGACTCCAACGCCTACGTGCCATCCTTCCCGTACGGACAGTGTCTGGAGTGGTGCACTAAGGCTGACGGGTGTCCTG GAGAGTGCAGCAGCCTGCGGACCTGCGAGGCGTGTCAGCAGCAGCCTGAGTGTGGCTGGTGTGATGACGGGAGTCAGACAGGGCTGGGTGGGTGTGTGGAGGGCAGCAGTGCAGGACCCATGGTGGGGGGGTCTGACGGAGACTTCCACCTCAACACTACCGTCTGTCCCGCCAGCAGATGGTACTTCACCTCATGTCCTG AATGCCAGTGTAACGGACACAGTACCTGTAACAACACCAACGTGTGTCAGCAGTGTCAGGACCTCACACAAG GTACTCACTGTGAACAATGTGTGCCTGGATACTACGGAGATGCTACAAATGGTGGGAATTGCACAG TCTGTCAGTGCCATGGCCATGCAGACTTCTGTAATGCACAGAATGGTGACTGCTTCTGTAACACCAAGGGTATCATTGGCAAAGGCTGTGACAG ATGTGACGTCAGTCATCGCTACTTTGGGGATGCAGTCACAGGAACATGTTATT ATGACTTACTGATAGACTACCAGTTCACATTTAACCTGTCCAAAAGTGATGAGAAGTACTACACTGGTATCAACTTCATGAACATCCCCAGCCAT GCATCGAGAGACGTAACTTTCACCATCAACACCTCAGCAATGGCCACCATGAACATTACGATAGCCAGTG CCTCTGATCCAGGAGGGAAAGTTCTTGTGTCCGCGGCTGACTTCACCTTCTACAAGAGTGTGTACTCCCATGTGGACTACTCCTTCGGAAGCTCACAGAACACGACCTTCTACGTCATAGTGTACAACTTCACCACGCCTTTCTGGCTGCAG GTAACTTTTTCCCAGCACGGCAGTATCCTGGACCTTGTGCAGTTCTTTGTCACTTTCTTCAG CTGTTTCCTGTCCCTGCTGCTGGTGGCAGGAATCTTCTGGAAGGTCAAACAGCGGGTCGACACATTCCGTAGGCGACGG GAGATGATTATAGAGATGGCACAGATGGCCAGCAGGCCCTTCTCCAAGGTCATGTTAGAAATGGAAATCAACACAGAGCCACCGGATGGtgtaaataaaagaaaacag AGACGTCCTGGGGCTATTTCACTAGAGCCTCTAGCTGGAAACAAAGCAGCTGTGCTGTCAGTCTTCATGCATCTGTCAACAGGGGACAGCTCACAGCCTGCTGTAGGGCACACAG GTCTAGCAGTAGGGAGCACACTTGTAGCAGTAGAACATTCCAGCAAACCGGCCGAGGGAAAAGACAAACAGCCCATGTCGCTCTGGCATCGTAAACACCACAGCCCCACACATATAGGGACCTGCATATGA